The genomic window AAAAATGATCATTTTCAAGTTTGATGGGAAAGAGATTATGATAAAGATTATGAGTTCAATATTGATATATACGACACAAGTAATGAAATAACACACAAAGAAAAGATAACTTTTGAGTTTTTATCAAAAAAAGGTACTGAAACTATAACTAGCGAATCATATGATAAAAAAAATTAGATCAACAGCTATGAAAAATAAAAAATAGTAATTTAATAGTTTGAAGAAAAATTATTTTGGGGAACTGGCCTTTGTATCTAAATACATCAAAGTAAAAGCAAAAATAAGCACATTTATAGCAAACTGTCCTGCCAGATACATCATCAATAAGTCCACAAATTCAATAAATTCAAACCTTATTCAAGTTCAAACAAAAGCAATAAGTATTGAGAATAAAATCAAATTAACAACAAATGCATAAAATCCTGCACGATATATGTTTTGGGTAAGTGCTTGGTCTCATTCTGGAGAAATTCACGAAAAAGCAAAAAAAGCAAAGAAACCAAAAAATCATGGATTATCAAAAATAAATCACAAAAATCCAATAAATCAAAGTAAGCCTAGTAATCTTATTTTGTTCATTTTTTGTAGTTAAGAATAAACTTTTTTCATAATATGTTTTTGGAAGAAAAATACAAGAAAAAAGGATTGTATATAATAATAAATTTACCAATATTTTCTTATAGTTATATTCTAAATTTGAGATAACTTCCAAGCTAATTTTTCTATCTATGAGACAAATTGTAGATATTAGTTCTTAATCAAAAAAAATATTTCAAGAAAACCTCTCAAAGATTGTTACCAAAACATTGCTTTATTCCATCCTTTTGGTAACAAACCGTAAGAATGGAATACTCCATCCCTTTTGTTACAATCTTTAGGAGTGGGGGTACTCTTCAACTTTGTTGGCACTGCTCAGAAAATTGTGTCTAATAATTTTATGTGGATAGCTTGATTAGTTTATTTATAATCCTAATTATACATTTTTTCAAGTATTTTTAATAGTTCATTGTAAACTCTTTGTACCTGTGATATTTTATAAGAGTATTTTTCTTCCATTTCCATTATTCAGGCAAATATTAATTTGTATACTGCTTCTTCATTTGGTAGTCATCTCCTTACTTTTAACTTTTTTCTTATAGTATTATTAAATCTTTCTATTCGGTTTGTAGTATATATCATACTCCTAATGATCAATGGGAAGTCTAAATATGTTAAATAGTATTCTACTACTTCTTCCCTAAATGTTGATCTTATAAACTTGTATTTTTTCTCCCATTTTCTTATAAATTTTTCCAATCTTTCTTTAGCTTCTTCTTTCGTATCTTCTTTATGTACATTAAATACTTCTTTCAAATCTTCTGCTATATATTGCTTGTCTTGGCTTCTTACTCTTTTCAAAATATTCCTCTTCTTGTGAACTACACACTTTTGAAACTTTGCTTTTGGAAACACCTTGTTTACTATGTTTTCAAATCCATTTATTCAATCTGCTACTATTAATAATGGACTTTTTACTCATCTTTTTTTTATATCATCTAACACATCTTCCCAGCAATATATAGATTCATTAGGTGTAGAATATACTCAAAGAATCTCCCTTGTCCCATCATATTTTAATCACAGAGCAATTGTAAATCATTCATTTTCATAGCTTTCTCATCTTCTTAGTTTGCAATATATTGTATCTATATATATAGCAACATATTCATCTTCTAATTCTCTTTTTTGCCATGCATTGAATTCTTCTAGTAGACCATTTGTGATATTAGATATTGCTCCAGAAGATAGAGAATTTCAGTATATTTCATTCATTATATCACTAATATCATTATGAGTAAAACCTTTCAAATATAGTTGTTTTATAGTTTCATAATAATTTTTTTGATAATTTTTAATAATTTCTATGATAAGAGGTTTAAATAATCAATCTCTATCTCTTGGAATACTGAGAGTGAACTTTCGGTTTAACAATTTAGCAAGCCTTTGATAATATCAATTTCCTTTGTTATGTTTGTTAGAATCTTTAAGGAATTCTTCTCTTTCTAGCTTCATAATTTTTTCTAGAATATCTATTAAAATATCGCTAAGATTTGAATCAGGATCCATTCTCAATAAATGCTCTTGAATTTCTATTAATTTATGATTATATTTCATTTGTGCTTATTGGTTAGCATATAAATAAAAATGTGGAAGCTTTGGGTCAAGCTATCCACATTTTTTAATTATATTGATATTAAACACAATATCTTTCAGACACAATTATTTGAGGAGTGTCACTTTGTTACAATCTTTTGGAGGGGTGACCCTCTTCAACTTTGTTACAATCTAGAACTGACCCAGATAATTATATCTACTATGTTTACTAAACTTTTTATTTTATAAAAAAATGTGGAAGCTAAGACTTAGCTATCCACATTTTCATATTCCCAACCCAAAATACTCAAATAGAATCAAACAAAATGAAATATCCTCTTAGACTAAATAATCAAAAGGACTCAGATAACACTTATAAATAAGGTTCAAAGTTACATACTACCTTTTTTAATTAGCCGGCTTCATCAAAGGTAGCACAAATATTATATAATATAATTTTTTTGATTTCAAGATAAATTTTATCAAAAAATCATAAAAACTATAATGCTACAGTAGCTCAGCCAACAACCTTTGTTTACAAAATTTATGAGATATATTCAATCTCATAGAAAGACTCATTTTTTGATAACTCTTTTCTGAATTAGGTGACTATCTCAACTCTTATACAGAAAACTCCAAACATTATAAGTATTTTTTTAGATACTCTCTATTTGCCACCAAAATTGTAAAAAAACTCAAAACAAATGCATATATCACAAACAAAACACCTAAATGTTGAATACTTATATTAGCTATGTTAATACCTACATTATACAATCAAACAATATAATTTTCAACAAGGTTTATCAAATAAAAATTGAATATAAATGATGCCACTACAACCAACAAAAATGAAAACAAAAACAGTATAAATATTTTTGAATATATCAATAAAAATATTTTAAACCTGGTGGCTCCATGACTTCTCAAAACCTGAAATGTTTTTTTGTTGTCGTTTATTAATGAATTTATCACAAAAAACATAAAACTTAATATGACAAATAAAATCATAAAAAACATCCACACCAATACTCTTTTCAAAATATCTGTTTTTTCATTTATACCTTCCAACTGAGAATCCAGGGTATATACTTTGTAATCATCATAATTTTTTGCAAAATCATTTATATACTTTTTGTCTTTGAAAAACACAATTGCTTTGTAAAATTTTTTGTTTCAAGTTTGAATCTCCTCCAAAATACTGTCCAAATCTGAACAAGGGATACTAATTCACAACATAGGAAATCAATTATCTACTTGAGATATTCTTCATTTGTATGATACATAATCTGATTGTATATTGAATATTGATGAATAATTAAACTTCAAATCAACCTGAATTGTTTTTAGAAGGTTCTCTGATAGTTTTGGAAACATACTTCTATTTGCCAGTTCTAGATTATAAAGATCCAAAATCCTTTTTGAAACTCACAAAGGAACATAATCTACATCATCTATATTTTCAAAGTAATTATCAGTTACACAATACAACAAAAAATCAGTACTAAAATTATTTCACATCAGATCCATACTCAAATTATTGGGTATATCTACACTATAAAAATAATACACCTTGTCTATTGTATCTTTTTTCTCCAAGTCATATATATTGGTTGAATCAAACTCTGATTGCTCTCACAAAAGTCATCCCAAATAATCTCACTCTGGAAATATTTCTACCATATTTGGATTTTCTATCATCTCACTGATAGTAGTATGTTCAAAAAAGAAATTGTTTACAGTCTTATCAAAAACAAACAATATCAAAGAAAAAAACATTATCAAAAAAAATGTAAAAATTATTAAACAATTTTTTAATTTATTTTTAGTCAAACTTAAAAACACCAACTTGCCGAACATAAATTACTTGTAAAAAATTAAATTTTTATTTTCACAAAACTTATCTACTCAAAAAAAATCAACAATATCCTCATCATGTGATACTATTATACTAATATTGTTTTGTGAATACTCTTTTATTAAAGAATAAAGTTTGTATTTTAGCTGTTTGTCTAGATATGTCCCTGGTTCATCCAACATCAAAATTTCAGGCTTGTGAACCAAGCTTTTGATAATTGAAACTCTTTCTTTTTCTCCTCAACTAATAGAGTTGATATTCTTGTTCAAGATTTTTTCTATTTCCAAATATTTTACAAGATAATCAAACCAGTGTTGGTCTTTTTGGTTTTTTCATATCAAAAAAGGTAAGTTTATATTTTCCAATACAGAAAAATCATCTATCAGCCTAAAGTCTTGGAAAGCTACTCCTACAGACTGATTTCTATAAGAATAAAGAAACCTATTTCCAAAGTTAAAGATGCTTTTATTCTTCCAACAAACATCTCATTTTGTAGGTTTTTTCAGACTAGATACTATATTTAACAATGAAGTTTTACCCGATCAAGATATTCCACATATTATCAAACTATCTCACTGATTGAGTGAAATATTTAGGTTTTCAAAAAATATCTCATTTTTATGAGAAAATGATATATCTTTTATCTCCAACATTATTGTAAATACATTTAAAATCCAGGAGTATTGTATATAGCAAAAAACATTGAGCTAGCAAATCGTGCAACTCATACTCACAACAGATACTTTACTCCATCTCTAAAATCAAAGAAAGCATACACCATAGAACCAAGTCATGCTAATCATAGTCACCAATTTATAAAATCTTGATAATCCCCTAAGCTACCAATTGCATCCTGCTCTTCTCATGCTCAAGCTACACCAACACCGTCAGAAAACTCTTGTGAACCAAATGATCATGCACTATCCTCTTCTTCTTCTCAAGCCACATCAACTTCAAATCAATCAGTTTCTGTTCAAAATGTTCCTTGTTGATCGGATGCAAAAACTTCCTGCCCATTTCCATAATATTCAACATAATATACTGAATAAAATGAAAAAAGGAATACAGCTATAATAAGAATTGTTATTTTTTTCATTATTTTTTTGTATTAGTTAATAAAATTAATTTACCTTTTTTATTTAGACATAATAATTACCAATTGTTATTTATATACTGTTAAATCTGGTAACTGAAACACAAAATCATTAGATGATTCTTCATAATTTTGTGGTATTTCATGCTGCATATCTCCATAACTATAATCAATCTCCAAGCTACTTGATAACAACTTTTCTCACATAGATTGTAAATCTACAAAAGATGTAATTTGATTATCAATATGAGTATAATTTACATCAAAATTAGCAATTTCTTGTTGTTGTGGTTCTTTGTTTCAAAAAGATCAACTCAAATCAATTTTTTCTCATACCATCAAATCTCATTCAACATCAACATAAAGAATTTCAGCCTCTTCTCTAAATTCTCAAGCATCTTTAAACTCTCAAGAGATTATTAGATGATCGTTTTCATGAGAAATATTTCATTTGATATATCAGTCATCTTGGTGTTCTTCTTCACCTGGTTTTGCAGACAATTCCAAGTTTGTATTATTTTCTCATACAGGTCAATATATATATCATTCAAGAAGATGCTCTTCTTGCTCACCTGTTTCTT from Candidatus Absconditicoccus praedator includes these protein-coding regions:
- a CDS encoding IS256 family transposase, which produces MKYNHKLIEIQEHLLRMDPDSNLSDILIDILEKIMKLEREEFLKDSNKHNKGNGYYQRLAKLLNRKFTLSIPRDRDGLFKPLIIEIIKNYQKNYYETIKQLYLKGFTHNDISDIMNEIYGNSLSSGAISNITNGLLEEFNAWQKRELEDEYVAIYIDTIYCKLRRGESYENEGFTIALGLKYDGTREILGVYSTPNESIYCWEDVLDDIKKRGVKSPLLIVADGINGFENIVNKVFPKAKFQKCVVHKKRNILKRVRSQDKQYIAEDLKEVFNVHKEDTKEEAKERLEKFIRKWEKKYKFIRSTFREEVVEYYLTYLDFPLIIRSMIYTTNRIERFNNTIRKKLKVRRGLPNEEAVYKLIFAGIMEMEEKYSYKISQVQRVYNELLKILEKMYN
- a CDS encoding FtsX-like permease family protein — encoded protein: MFFSLILFVFDKTVNNFFFEHTTISEMIENPNMVEIFPEGDYLGGLLGEQSEFDSTNIYDLEKKDTIDKVYYFYSVDIPNNLSMDLMGNNFSTDFLLYCVTDNYFENIDDVDYVPLGVSKRILDLYNLELANRSMFPKLSENLLKTIQVDLKFNYSSIFNIQSDYVSYKGRISQVDNGFPMLGISIPCSDLDSILEEIQTGNKKFYKAIVFFKDKKYINDFAKNYDDYKVYTLDSQLEGINEKTDILKRVLVWMFFMILFVILSFMFFVINSLINDNKKTFQVLRSHGATRFKIFLLIYSKIFILFLFSFLLVVVASFIFNFYLINLVENYIVGLYNVGINIANISIQHLGVLFVIYAFVLSFFTILVANREYLKKYL
- a CDS encoding ATP-binding cassette domain-containing protein; this translates as MLEIKDISFSHKNEIFFENLNISLNQGDSLIICGISGSGKTSLLNIVSSLKKPTKGDVCWKNKSIFNFGNRFLYSYRNQSVGVAFQDFRLIDDFSVLENINLPFLIGKNQKDQHWFDYLVKYLEIEKILNKNINSISGGEKERVSIIKSLVHKPEILMLDEPGTYLDKQLKYKLYSLIKEYSQNNISIIVSHDEDIVDFFGVDKFCENKNLIFYK
- a CDS encoding DUF3796 domain-containing protein codes for the protein MNKIRLLGLLGFIGFLGFIFDNPGFFGFFAFFAFSGISPEGDQALTQNIYRAGFYAFVVNLILFSILIAFVGTGIRFEFIEFVDLLMMYLAGQFAINVLIFAFTLMYLDTKASSPK